In the Agromyces flavus genome, TGGGGCCTCATCGCGAGCTACGGCCGGCAGTCGGCCCCGGCGATCCTGCACGACGAGCGGTCGCGCGTGGCGGCCGAGCTGCCCGACCGCGGGGCGGCCCTCGCCCAGCGTCGCGAGGACGACCGGGTCTTCCACACGGCCCTCCGCGAGCAGGGCGTGCCGCGCCTGCGCGCCCGTCTCATGTGGGCGTGGGTCTCGGCCGACCGCGAGTTCCGCCACGGCGGCGCGCTCGGCTGGGTGTTGCTCGCCCAGGTGGGGCTGGGCGTCCTCGCCGTCGCCGCGGCGGTCGCACTCGCCATCGTCGCGGGGCCGTGGGGGCTCGCGCTCGCCGCGGCCCCGCTGATCGCGGCGCTCCCATGGGGTCGGACGGCGCCGCTCATCCTCGTGCTGACGTACTCGCTCGCCGTGTTCGGACCCCTGCTCGTCGCACAGCTCGCGGCGATCGTGGTGTTCCGCGTGGTCGAGGCGATCGTCGAACTCGTGACGGGCGGCGATCCGGCGTCGGTGGTGCGACCGACCGTGGCGCCCGCCGACCGCGGAGAGCCGACACGCGGCTGAGAACTCAGGGTTCGCCCTGATACGCGCGCCGCGCGACATCCGTACCGTTGATCTCGGTCGAACACCGCGGACATGCAGGGGGAACTGTCACCGCGGGAACGACCGGAGAGCCGGCCGCGCTGGAAGCCCACCCGATTGGGCAGCGCAGGCCGGCTCCCCCGCTTAACGGCACGGGCCGCGAACGACGCGTGCCGGATCATGCGGCAGACTCGAACGGATGACCGCCCCCACCGCACTCCTCGACGCCGCCCCGCGCCCGTACGACGCCGACGCGATGTACGACGCGTTCGTCGAGTGGGCCGCCGGACGCGGGTTCCGGCTGTACGACGCGCAGGACGAGGCGGTGATCGAGATCGTGTCGGGCGCGAACGTGATCCTCTCGACGCCGACGGGCACCGGCAAGTCGCTCGTCGCCGTGGCCGCCCACGCGGCATCCGTCGCCCGCACGGCCGCCGATCGAGAGGCCGGCCGGCCCTGGGGCCGCACCTATTACACCGCGCCGATCAAGGCGCTCGTGAGCGAGAAGTTCTTCCAGCTCGTCGAGATCTTCGGGGCCCAGAACGTCGGCATGGTCACGGGCGACAGTTCGGTGAACCACGACGCGCCCATCATCTGCTGCACGGCCGAGATCCTCGCGAACCTCGCCCTGCGCCAGGGCGCCGACGCACCCGTCGACCAGGTCGTGATGGACGAGTTCCACTACTACGGCGACCCCGACCGCGGCTGGGCGTGGCAGGTGCCGCTCATCACGCTGCCGCACGCGCAGTTCGTGCTCATGTCGGCGACCCTCGGCGACGTCACCTCGATCGCCGACGACCTCACGCGCCGCACCGGACGCGAGACCGCGCGGGTCACGGGTGTCGAGCGCCCGGTTCCGCTCCACTTCTCGTACGCGAAGACGCCCGTGCAGGAGACCGTCGAGGAGCTGCTCGAGACGCGCCAGGCCCCGGTGTACATCGTGCACTTCTCGCAGGCCACGGCGATGGAGCGCGCGCAGGCGCTCTCGTCGATCCGGATCGTGTCGCGCGAGGGTCGCGACGAGATCGCCGAGGCGATCGGCGGGTTCCGCTTCACCACCGGGTTCGGCAAGACGCTCTCGCGGCTCGTGCGCGCCGGCATCGGCGTGCACCACGCGGGCATGCTGCCGCGCTACCGACGCCTCGTCGAGACGCTCGCGCAGCGCGGGCTGCTGCGCGTCATCTGCGGCACCGACACGCTCGGCGTCGGCATCAACGTCCCGATCCGCACGGTGCTCATCACGGCGCTGTCCAAGTACGACGGGCAGCGGATGCGGCAGCTCTCCGCGCGCGAGTTCCACCAGGTCGCGGGCCGCGCGGGTCGCGCGGGTTACGACACCGCCGGGACCGTCGTCGTGCTCGCCCCCGACCACGAGATCGAGAACGAGACGGCGATCCGCAAGGCCGGCGACGACCCGAAGAAGCTCAAGAAGGTCGTGCGCAGGAAGGCGCCCGCTGGCTTCGTGACGTGGGGCGAGGGCTCGTTCGAACGGCTGGTCGCGGCCGAGCCCGAGCCGCTCGTGCCCCAGCTGACGCTCACGGCCGCGATGCTGATCAACGTCATCGGCCGCGGCGGCGACGTGCCCCGTGGCATCCGCTCGCTCGTGTTCGACAACCACGAGTCGCGCGCTCGACGCTTCGAGCTGGCCCGCCGCGCGTTGTCGATCCTCCGCACGCTGCGTGATGCCGGCGTGGTCGAGATCGTGCCGGCGGGTGGCGCGGGCGGGCTCGGCGTGCAGTTGAGGCTCACGGTCGACCTGCAGCCGAACTTCGCGCTGAACCAGCCGCTCTCCCCGTTCGCGCTCGCCGCGATCGAGCTGCTCGATCCCGAGACGAGCGAGCAGGGCACGGGCCACTACGCGCTCGACGTCGTGTCGATCATCGAGTCCACGCTCGACGATCCGCGACCCATCCTGTCGCAGCAGCAGTACAAGGCCCGCGGCGAAGCGGTCGGCGCGATGAAGCGCGACGGCATCGAGTACGACGAGCGGATGGCGCTGCTCGAGGAGGTCACCTGGCCGAAGCCGCTCGACGAGCTGCTGCACCATGCCTTCGAGACGTTCGCGTCGAGCCAGCCCTGGGTGCGGGACTTCGAGCTCAGCCCGAAGTCGGTCGTGCGCGACATGTTCGAGCGCTCGATGTCGTTCGGGGAATACGTGTCGTTCTACCAGCTCGCCCGGAGCGAGGGGCTGGTGCTGCGATACCTGTCGGACGCGTTCCGCGCGATCCGCCAGACCGTTCCCGACGAGGCGAAGGACGAGGAGCTGCTCGACCTCATCGAATGGCTCGGCGAGCTCGTGCGACAGGTCGACTCGAGTCTCGTCGACGAGTGGGCCGAGCTCGTCGACCCGACCGCGCACCTGCCCGAGGACGAACAGCCCGTGGTGCCGCCCGCGCCCCCCTCGGTCGTCACCAACCGGCGCGCCTTCACGGTGCTCGTGCGCAACGAGCTGTTCCGTCGAGTGCAGCTCGCCGCGCTCGAGCACGACGAGGAGCTCGCCGAGCTCGATCCCGACGTGGATTGGCCCGGCGCGCTCGACGCGTACTACGCCGATCACGACGCCATCGGCACGGGCGGCCCGTCGCGCTCGCCGCGCCTGGTGACGATCGACGAGGCGGATGCCGCCAACGGCATGTGGCGCGTCGAGCAGGTGATCGACGACCCGGCCGGCGATCACGACTGGCGCATCCGCGGCGAGGTGGACCTCATCGCGTCGGCCGAGGAGGGCACGGCGGTCGTGCGCATCCGAGAGGTCGTTCGGCTGTAGCAGCCGCCCGCCTCCAGCCGTCGGTCTACGCGAGCGCGAGCATTCCCGCAGCTACGAAGGCGAGCGCGAGCCCCGCCCACTGGACCGGCGCGATGCGCTCGCGGAGCACGAGCGCGGCGAGGATCACGGTGCCCGCCGGGTACATGGCGCCGAGGACGGCGGCCACCGCGAGGTCGCCGGCGCGGATGCCGAGCAGGAGGAGCGTGTTCGCGATCGCGTCGAGCACGCCGCCGAAGAGTGCGAGGGTGAGCGCCGACCGTGCCGAGGCGGGACGACCGGGCTCGGCGACGGACGGGGGTGCCGTCCTGACGGCACTCGGGCCGCCGCGCGGCGCGCCATCCGCCGCCCCGACCTCGGCGCGCGACGTGCTGGAGACCGCGGGAGCCGCCACGGATCGCCGGCGGAGGCGATGGGCGACGGCCACGACCGCGAATGCGCCGAACAGCAGCGATGCCGAGACCACGCGGTTCGCGATGAGGGGAACCGTGCCCGACTCGTCGGAGGTGTGCGAGATGACGATGTAGTACGCGCCGATCGCGAGACCGGAGCCGACGGCGAGGGCGAGTCCGCGCGCGCTGGGCCGGACGGCGCCGCGCTCGGGCACGAAGCCGACGAGCACCACCGCGAGGAGTGCGAGTGCGAGTCCCCACATGCCGAGCGCCCCGAACCGTTCCGCGCCGACGAGCGTGCCCCAGAGCATCGGTGTCACCGCCGACATGAGCGCGGTGAGCGGCGACAGGATGCTCATCGGCCCGATTGCGAGGCTCGCATAGAGGAGGGCGATCGCGACGGAGCCGACGACGCCCGAGAGCGCGCCCCAGCCG is a window encoding:
- a CDS encoding DUF1353 domain-containing protein, translated to MPFERDDGTPLDEIALAQRPADADRFEVREAIVYLDPRTGRRYRAPAAGEQPPPHGVTDLASVPSALWGLIASYGRQSAPAILHDERSRVAAELPDRGAALAQRREDDRVFHTALREQGVPRLRARLMWAWVSADREFRHGGALGWVLLAQVGLGVLAVAAAVALAIVAGPWGLALAAAPLIAALPWGRTAPLILVLTYSLAVFGPLLVAQLAAIVVFRVVEAIVELVTGGDPASVVRPTVAPADRGEPTRG
- a CDS encoding DEAD/DEAH box helicase, which codes for MTAPTALLDAAPRPYDADAMYDAFVEWAAGRGFRLYDAQDEAVIEIVSGANVILSTPTGTGKSLVAVAAHAASVARTAADREAGRPWGRTYYTAPIKALVSEKFFQLVEIFGAQNVGMVTGDSSVNHDAPIICCTAEILANLALRQGADAPVDQVVMDEFHYYGDPDRGWAWQVPLITLPHAQFVLMSATLGDVTSIADDLTRRTGRETARVTGVERPVPLHFSYAKTPVQETVEELLETRQAPVYIVHFSQATAMERAQALSSIRIVSREGRDEIAEAIGGFRFTTGFGKTLSRLVRAGIGVHHAGMLPRYRRLVETLAQRGLLRVICGTDTLGVGINVPIRTVLITALSKYDGQRMRQLSAREFHQVAGRAGRAGYDTAGTVVVLAPDHEIENETAIRKAGDDPKKLKKVVRRKAPAGFVTWGEGSFERLVAAEPEPLVPQLTLTAAMLINVIGRGGDVPRGIRSLVFDNHESRARRFELARRALSILRTLRDAGVVEIVPAGGAGGLGVQLRLTVDLQPNFALNQPLSPFALAAIELLDPETSEQGTGHYALDVVSIIESTLDDPRPILSQQQYKARGEAVGAMKRDGIEYDERMALLEEVTWPKPLDELLHHAFETFASSQPWVRDFELSPKSVVRDMFERSMSFGEYVSFYQLARSEGLVLRYLSDAFRAIRQTVPDEAKDEELLDLIEWLGELVRQVDSSLVDEWAELVDPTAHLPEDEQPVVPPAPPSVVTNRRAFTVLVRNELFRRVQLAALEHDEELAELDPDVDWPGALDAYYADHDAIGTGGPSRSPRLVTIDEADAANGMWRVEQVIDDPAGDHDWRIRGEVDLIASAEEGTAVVRIREVVRL
- a CDS encoding EamA family transporter; translated protein: MLTAALSLSGALVYGAADFLGGLATKRLGALLATAIAAVAGLVVMLASLPLLGGEWTTADLGWGALSGVVGSVAIALLYASLAIGPMSILSPLTALMSAVTPMLWGTLVGAERFGALGMWGLALALLAVVLVGFVPERGAVRPSARGLALAVGSGLAIGAYYIVISHTSDESGTVPLIANRVVSASLLFGAFAVVAVAHRLRRRSVAAPAVSSTSRAEVGAADGAPRGGPSAVRTAPPSVAEPGRPASARSALTLALFGGVLDAIANTLLLLGIRAGDLAVAAVLGAMYPAGTVILAALVLRERIAPVQWAGLALAFVAAGMLALA